Genomic segment of Oncorhynchus nerka isolate Pitt River linkage group LG10, Oner_Uvic_2.0, whole genome shotgun sequence:
ctagccagttttctaaacttgtagtaatcatggtcgaattaccgcCCGGGGgcccccccattgattttgttaatcACTCTCACTCAGATCTCATAttcaaaactgcaaacatttctctccaccctataGCAACATATGTAAAGTTGCAGGAAATGAACTGTAAAACTGCACTTTTTCCCCtctgccccatgacaaaatgtgtagaattgcaggaaatgtactCTACAACTTagtttttctctctctactgtcaacACGGGGGCTGCTAAAATGATTTGCTCACAAGGTGTTTTACACGCAATTTCACTTCCGCGCCTCAAAAGGCTAGGACCAgttctgactgcatgtgtgggtatggatgtgggtatgcagAGCCGCTGCGGCCCCTCAAGAAGAGTTCAGagtttttgtggcccccacccctatcaaagttgcccatccctgatgtaGGGAATGCTTAGCACTTGAAAAAAGACTGTGACATTATGTACATCAACCAGTCTTGTCAGCTTACAACTGGCTTTGACCAGCAAAACTTGCCTGTTGACATCTAGCCTCGCAAAGCTGCCGTTCTCGCGATCTTACATTAAACGCCGAATGGATATCCGTGCAGCGTTTAATGAAAGCTTGCGGGATCACCGGCTCTGCGAGGCTAGTTGACATCTCCCATAATGAAGCAATTGAAAGAATAACTTCTCTATGTATGTTATCAATGATGCCCTGTCTTTGACCCCCGTCTTCATTGCATGTCTGCAGTGACCCCAACAAGCCAGTGCCCCAGGACACTAAGTTCATCCATACCAAGGCCAACCGCTTTGAGGAGGTGGCCTGGTCCAAGTACAACCCCCATGACCAGCTGTACCTGCACATCGGCCTGAAGCCTCGCATCCGCGACCACTACCGCGCCACCAAGGTAGCTTTCTGGAAGCACCTGGTGCCCCACCTGTATAACCTCCATGACATGTTCCAttacacctccaccaccaccaaggtacctcCCCAGGACACCACCAACTCCAACGGCAAGAGAACCGGCACCACCAAGCGTCCGCCTGTCTCCACAGCCCACAGCAGTGATGGGGAGGAGACGGGTCCTCTGATCGTGGCTCACCCCAGAGATTACTCTACTGAGCTGAGTGTCACCATCGCTGTGGGTGCCTCGCTGCTGTTCCTCAATGTGCTGGCCTTCGCAGCGCTCTACTACCGTAAGGACAAGCGCAGCCGGCAGGGTGGCCACGGTGGCCCCCACCAGGCCAGCCCCCAGCGGCAGAGCAACGGCAACGACGTGAGCCACACCACCACCGACGAGAGCCTGTCCCATCAGATGACCCAGTGCAGCCAGATGAACCAGTGTGACACCCTGCATGACCTCCACGACCTCCCTGACCTACACGACCCCCTGCACCTCTCCCCCAACATGGACTACACCCTGACCCTGCGCCGCTCACCAGACGACATCCCCCTGATGACGCCAAACAACATCACAATGATCCCCAACTCCCTGATGGGCCTGCCCAACATGCACCCCTACAGCACCTTCCCAGCCGGGTACAACTCCACCGTCCTGCCCCACTCCCACTCCACCACCCGGGTCTAGACCTAGCCTGGGACAGAAGATATACAGACCACAGTCGACAGAGATTGTAGAGGTGAGCTGAGGGGCGAGCTGTGCTGTACATTAATTAATACAAACAGTAGTTGGGTTGGGATTAGTTTATGTTCATACTGCAAGAGCCATGCAAAGCTTTTCCTGGTCAAATGGTGCAGAATCGCCGCCAATATACTACTGCCTCCTCTCCTCATAGAGGGAGGTCTATAAGCAGTGTCATTTTTTAAATCATCAATTTCAAGACTTGTGAGCTGGTTAAAATGAGAAGTGCTTTTTATTTCCCATTGTCTTTTGATGGTAACATTTTTGGGAACTTTTTCTTGTATGACCTCAGCATAATGTTTGTACAGTTGGATTTGTACGGGAAGCTTTTTTCTTCCTATGATATCTGTTTTGATCTTCTGTGTGGAACAAGTGTCATCTGGACTCATCACTGACTGAAATAACATTTGTAAAAAGCAGAAAATCGGTGTCATTAAGCAATTTTATACATATTCCTCATATTCCTTCAACTCAACTTAAAAGGGTATTTTTTACTGACTAAAGAATTGCAGAAATACTATGTTACTGTGACTGTGATCATTTGAACCTTTACTACAACATTGATTACAATTTGTAGTAAAAGTATCCCATTTATCCAATAATATTTCTATTTGAATATGAACAATATATCacccctatatacagtatgtgcgtgtgtgtgcccgCGTGTGTGTTTACACTCTGAAGTGTAATGTAAAGCTGTAAATTGTTAAGAAATGTGTTTGACATTTTGTTTGAAGTATTGGCTTTCATCATATTTAGTGTTGTACTCCGATCTATGCTCGTCTGTCTAAGTATCTTTGTTCATTTTCAGTTAACTGTGTCTTATTTTGCTGAACACGTTGTGGGAATACAACTTCTGCTTTATTATAAAAAGACAATAGCTTAAGATGGCACATACTCTAACCAACTGATGTGTTTCCATTGGCTTGGCTTGTTTGTACACAATAAACTTAGACCAGCACTTTTTAAAaaaattgtttgtttgtttatatgAATATGAAGGTATTGACATAGTTTATACAAACAATTGCAGACTAAGCAAGCTGAATTTCCCCCATGCGCTTCATCCCATTTACAGAAAACACCGATTTTGGAGCATAACATGTTTTCAAGCATTACTATAAGAGGCTCTTTTGAATGTAATGGGCTTCACAGTGTTATTCTGGGAGAATACACATCCCTCTTAGAGTTACTATCACCTGGCTTTCCTGGATACAATCGTAGATTAATATCAATGGGCTTATTTTTAAAGATTTGTTTGGAACGGAGTGGTCGTCTTGTCAAAATAATACATCATCTTTATAATGAGTCAGATGTGGCTAGATGGTCAATCTTATTCAATTGTATTACATACAGGATTATTCAACCGCAAACCAAGAAAAATATGAATCTTCGATTTTGGGCATCGGCAGGGCAATAGTCCATTTTGACTGGGCCCAGTGGAGATCAGATGTTATTATGATACATTTGTAGCCGTATGATGGTCATGGGCTGTAAAGGAGGAAAGCCAAGGAAGATAAGAGGGTACAGGCACACTCCAAAAAGACAGTGTGGTGTTTGCTCCAGCTGCACACTGGGAACATTGTAAGGGCTTTGACATCAACTGCGTCAGTGATGAAGGGAGAGCAGCAGCTGGACCCAGCCCTCAATGTCCCCTTGTTAGTCTACTTCCTCAATGTCAGTCCAGTGGCATTTACATGGTCTGCTTTTTGTTTTGCTCCTTTGTCTGTATATTCTTCATATCTCTATGTTTTCTGAAGAGTCAAACGCACCCACCAGCCAGCGTCTGCTTTAACTGACCATATGGCGACCTTTACGTGCCTCAGACAGGCAGCACAGATACTATGCAGACCATGAATAGCCTGGCCAATGAGAGAGAATGAACTGGCCATGCAGCGGCCCACAAACTGAATACATTTCCAACAGGCATCCAGCACACATGATGATCACGcttacagtggggtctgaaattattgacacccttgataaagatgagcaataatgactgtataaaataattcaaatagtgagctatattgtatgctcaaaaACATTGGGAAATTATatattatactaatacaattgttcAAAGAGTCTTTGTGTTGTGTGTGAACTTGGTATGCATGAGAGTGATTGAAATGCAAGTGTAAACTCATTAAGGCCTTTGAACCCTGCACTGTCCCTAATGTTGAACCCAGGGCTCTATTAGTGATGGTCGATGGCTGAAAAGGGACTTTGTGTCTTTAAGATCTGGCTCTGTGAGCTGGTGGTCTGTCTATTGTTGGTTAGACAAAAGCGCAAGTCAGATTCATATAGGAGTGGTGGGGAATAACTTCTCATATCACAGTCACAAAGCCGCCAAGCCAAACCTCAATAACCCCATATTTCTCTCTGAACATGGGTAAGTGGTCATCTAATGAGTCTTTTCATATTTTCTATTCATATCTTAAAAGTTGGTCTGTGGAATATGATTAATCTACTTTTGAAATATAATTTTTCTGAGAAGTTTGTGTTCCTTCACTGGAGAATAATATGAATAATATGAAGCACAATTAATATTGTGATAAATACTGGTTTTATTGCAAGTTGATTGTATTATATGATTGTCTGATACTATTATGATGTCCACTTGTGGGTACCTCATGGGTTATTCATATTATAACACAACATTGGTAATATCGCCACTTTGGAAGCGTAGGCAGGATTGATAGAATGTGATTCCAGGTAACACATAGATAAAGGAATACATGTGTAGTATTCTAGACTAAACAGTCAGTTTTGAACGTTTTGATCAGCCAAGCTTATTGATACTCGTTACTCATTTTAATTGACATTTCTTGAACATAAAACATGTTATTCAAATAAATGCAATATAACCATATATCAATTATGTTCAAATGTTAATCAAACCACCTCTCTCACACAGCTTATATCTGTGAAACGTTTTCTGAAAGGTGGCTTGACCTAATTAGGGTTCAGATAGACAGATGACCAGCGTAGGCAGCACAGAGGTCATGCAAGGTCGATCGTGTCAAAGGCTTTCACACTCCCACACTGTGCAGGGCATAATTAGCAAATTTGCATGAAATCCTTTGTTACACGCCTTCCATCTGACTCTGGAGCCAAGTTTAAGCCGGCTATTCTTCCATCACTACTATTCCGTCAAAAAAAATACTTTCTCTACACTAAAGTTAATTCAGATTTAGTATGCAGTAAAGACTTGGCTTGGTATGAACCTTCAATGCATTCTGGTAATGTCTGTGCTGTGATTTTATTCATGGATTATCATGGCACATTTGTCATTTTAACTGGTGTTTCAGAGCACAGCTGAAGAGGGGGTGTCTGTGGCCTATATAGTTTCCAGAGACTCAAACAACCTCCAAGCAGTTTCTGTTTTTATTTAAATGACAGTTTGTTTCATTTATATCCTCTGTTCATTCCTACCCACTAAAATCACACAAACCTTAAGATTACAGGAATGTTTAGTCTGCGTGGAACATTTGCCGCAGCTCAATCATTTATTATGTATGATCATGACACTGTTTGCCCTTCCCGAATGGGGTTTATAGATCATACAACTTTAATGAGCAACATGGTTGTTGTTGTGAAGATATTTCAGTTCCCGCTCCCATTTATTGTGCTTCCTCCCACCCTTGAACActtgaactacggtccccacccCTGCTGACATAGAAACTCATTCAGTGCCGTGGTACCAGTCCCAGCCAGCTGTAGCCGTAGGCTGGCTTGGGCGCATAGTACTGACATTGCCAGTGATACTGTGAGAATCCTGGTGGTGGAGAAACTCCCCTGACCCCCGCCCCACCCGCCCAGATGCTCATGGCTTGTTTATTagattgttggtgtgtgtgtggtggtgctaGTGTGGTCTTTGTTTGTTTGACATCGCTGGCCTTTGTTCTCCTCCACTCCTAGCTAAGACAAAGGGCATTGTGTCTCCCGCCACAAAGACAGGCTCTCTCTCATGGCCCCTGGAACCCATCCTTCAgtgccctctcctttctctcctctctctcccctccctcctgtcctggtGACGCCTGTGGTGGATGGCGGTtggtggagaaagagggatgaaCTCTGGAGAGTAGAGGGGCTGAGCTGTGAGGCGTTGGCTGGAGCTGAGGAGCTTTTACACACGGATGAAACCATTGCAGACAGAGCAGTTTTTTGGTTAAAATATCCTGCAGCTGAGCCTTTAGCATCACTGATTCATAAACTCTTTGCTTGTTGTTGAGGAGCACAAGATCGAAAGGAACAGATGTTTCCGGTCAGACAGCCTTGGCTTTGCAAAGCCCTAGGTGCATCTCTTTCTCTGATTCCTATATCAATACAGCCATTAACAGTCTGGATGTTTGTTATCTGCTTCCCCAGCACAGCTTACGTTGGAGGAAGTGTAAGAGAATGCTGTGAAGTCAGTGGCGGCTGGTTTTGTATAGACACTTTAACATTGTTTGATTGGATACACTGCACTTGGTTTCGCTGTTGTTTTTCGCTGTAATTGTTCTGTTGCTTTCATGCCTGTTGATGGAAGTTGATAGTGGGTGTTGTTGGAATTGTGGCAGAAGCAGTGGAGTCTTTCTGTTTAACAGCTCCCCAAGCAGGGTGACTGAGAGATGTCTGGACTGTGTCGTAGATgtgctgtgtgttggtgtgtgttggtgtgtgttggtgtgtgttgctgtgtgttggtgtgtgccgCCAGTGTGTTGATGTATTATGCCCCCTCACCAGGTTGTTATGATTGCTGTATCCGATGCCTGGGGGCAGTGCCCTACCCCTCCCTGGTTTCCACTCTGCTCTGCTTCACCGGCATGGCACTGTTCTGTGGCTGCGGGCACGAGGCACTGGCAAACACCGAGGTGCTCGTCGAGACTTACTTCGCTCGTAACATACAAGACTATGTTATCCTGGCCTCGTTGTGAGTGACTCCTTAAAACTTTTCTGTTTAAGTGCAATAACCTAATTTAATTGTTTGTATTTATAGATAGGTTGTGCAAATCAAGCAACAGAAATGCAAAGGCtcttgcagcagtagtagtactatTGGTAACCCTTCCTTAAGATAGGTTAAGAGAAAACACCTCTCAACAGCACCTTTTGTCACCATGGAATCTCTGATCTTTCCTTATTATGACCTGTCCTTGTCTCCCAGTATCAAGTACTTCCAGTTCGTGATCTATGGCCTGgcttctttcttcttcctctactGCATCCTGCTGCTGGCTGAGGGATTCTACACCACCAGCGCTGTCAAGCAGACCTTCGGAGAGTTCCGGAGCACCAGATGTGGCCGCTGCCTTAGTCTGAcggtgaggagggaggaagggaggagagagagagggaatgacatCACCTCCTTCTTAGGTTGCTAAAAGAATATTGGCACTATAGCCTACTCTAGTTTGTAATCTACCCACTGGTTGAGAATAAATCCATAAACAATTTATAGATAATTATCCATAAGTTAATTATCCATGAATCCCTGTTGTATTGCTTCAGGGATATTAGGCTCCTGTTAGAGTATTTACCCTCCTATAGTGTTGTATGACTGCAGTAATGAAGCCTTATAGGACATGTTGTGTCACATCCTGTATCCCCCCTGGAGTTTGACCAATAACTTCCTGTGACCGGCTCTGCTTGCTGCTCCACAGTTCATCATTGTGACATACGTCCTGGCAGTGATCTGGCTGGCGGTGTTTGCCTTCACAGCCATacctgtcttcttcttctttaatATGGCACAGACCTGCCACAACATCAACATCCTGGCTGAGACGACACCCAGCATCAACCAGCACGGCTGGATCTGCATGGATGCTCGGCAGTATGGTACGTTTAGCTTATGATTGAGCTAGCCGGGCCACCGTATGttagtatttattttatttattttttacatttaaaatgtacagtttttaATTTCACATTAATGAGACAAGCTTCTCATTAGGTCTGCTGCCCTGGAATGCAATGCCAGGGAAAGCTTGTGGAATGACCTTGGCATCCATTTGCAAAACAAAAGAGGTGAGTTACTGTTTGCGTTGTCTTAAAACTACTTTGAAAGAATTAGTGTGTTTCTGGGTTAACCTTTCATAaacccacaaaacacacagctAAATGATTATTCTGAATAGCAAATGAATGTACAATGCATTACTATTTAAGAAacctttttttctctctgcagTTCTTTGTCACCTATGACCTATACATCGCTGCCTTTGCTGGTGCAGGGATTGCTCTCTTGGCTCTGGTGAGTAAGAATGTCCACCCAGACTTATGAGTCTATGGGGTTTGTCACCGTCTTTGTTTAGGTTCAGAGTATGACTTGATTTTGCAGCTCCAACTGGGTTAGTTTTAGGCATACCACCAGATAGGTATGGGGGTTCATTTTAAGGTTCTTTGGCAGAGAAAAATACAATTCAGAGAAATAGAACAATCTTATCATACTGTCCATCAGCACAGTAAATATTTATTGATTTTAAACAATGATTAAGGTGATAAGACCAGCTAGGTCGTAATAGAAAAGTGAACCAATCCCTCGAGAACTGACTTAGAGTAttctataggcctactgtagggGCACCTAAGCAAGTGATAAATGTGTGCACACAAAAAAAGAGATAATCTTGTGATGCCCTATAGGCTATTGAATAATTGACATGTCGTCTGAATGCAGCTGCACTTTTGTGAAAaccttttttttaatgttttaaaaCTCTTCTCTTTTGtcctgctctccttctctctctccatctttctctctctttagtttCTGTATGTGGTAGCTACCACCTATAACTATGCAGTGCTGCGGTTCCTGGGCAGAAAAGGGCTGCGCTGTTAAAAACGGTGCCCTGTCACGTCTTCATCCGCCCATAGACTGGGCCTGAGGAGAGCCGTTACACATCACACTACTGAACATTCATCCATCCCCTCAGACACGCCTGCAGCCTGATTCCCCTACCTACTGCTGGCTGCTTCCCTGGGGGGCTCTGCTAACTGACACATGGTTCATCTTGACCATCTGATTTATCACTTCAACAACAGCCTAAGAGATGAATAGAACTCCTGGGCATCATAACTTCAAGCCCCTCCCCCTGGTCATCATAACTTCGAGcccctcccatcctcctgctCACCAGTCTTATCCCCTCGGTTCTCAGTCCAGGAAGATGACTCTCTGATGTCTGTTGCTCATTTTCTTTTACATTGGATGTAGCGTCTCTGGTTTTGGTTTGTAATTATACTTTTTTTTGCTTTTATAAAGTGTCCCTGACATGATTGTCAGATTGTGTTATGTGGACTCCATTCAGCCCTCTAAATCTGAGTGACTGAAAGAGATGACTGCTCTCCATGCTTATCAGAACTAAGAATTACACCCCACTCCCCTCGCTTACTGATATCTATATAGATAGTGAACATGATATAGCTGCTTTTGCTTTAGATTGTGTATGTAAATGAGCTGTCCGTTACTGTAACCAAAGCAAACAACTGAATGTGCCAAAGTGCTGTACATTCAAGTGAAATGTGAGAGTCTCTCTTGTCTAAGTGTGTCAAAGGACTTATGGCATCTTTTTTTGCACTCACTCCTGATGTATAAGTATGTATTGTTTGTCCTTTTAAATGATTACCGTGTGGAGGGTGAAAGGAAACCCAATTCTGTGGAGGTGCTAAAGTTCTAAGATAACTCGTTTTCATTCTCCACATGTATTAATGCTCTCTGCTTTTAAACCACAGGGTTGCTGTGTTGATTTTGAATTGAGCAATTAAACTTAATCAAAGCCATTTTAAACCCAAGGTATTAAAATATTGTGCTTCATTTCATTGTCAttgtaaaacaaggttgtccatttGGGTAATATAATGCACAGCAATATTATTACAGCAGtaaaatgttattcatattttattCACAGTTCAAATATGTTGACATAAATGATGGAAACTGTCAAACTATTTACATGTGTTTTTGTTATTACAGATATACAATGAGTATTCAAAACatcaggaacaccttcctaatattaagttgccctcagaacagcctaatTTCGTTGGaacatggactacaaggtgtcaagcattccacagggatgatgGCCCATGTTAACCTCATTTCGTTGGGGcgtggactacaaggtgtcaagcattccacagggatgatgGCCCATGTTAACCTCATTTCGTTGGGGcgtggactacaaggtgtcaagcattccacagggatgatggcccatgttgactccaatgcttcccacagttgtgtcaagttgcctggatttcctctgggtggtggaccattcttgatacacatgggaaactattgagcgtgaaaaactcaacagcattgcagttcttgacacactcaaaccggtgtgcctggcacttaccataccttgttcaaaggcacttcaatcttttgtcttgcccattcaccttctgaatggctcacataaacaatccatgtctcaagactTGTAAaattccttctttaacctgtctcctcccctttatctacactgattaacAAAAAAATACGTTCAGTGTCAGCGAAGAAAACAAGAACTGACGATAACTTTGGAAATATAACGCATACAAAAAACCTTCAAACACAAAGTTAGCAAGTACTCTGTCAGAATGGTTGTTTTGGTGACCATGTTCCAGGGGTGACACTGTTGTGCCCTCTGTTCCAAGGTGATGAGAAGTCCTGGGGCCTACATGGTTTTAGTAAAGCTGCCATCACAGTGGATCACTCTCCCATGTAGAAACATGGCGGTCATCACGTCCCCCAAGGCCTTACTGTAAACCCCGCACTGGAAAAAGGAAATGTTCCGctcgagaaagagagagtgagcgagtgtatgtatgtatacacttgggctcccgagtggcacagcggtctaaggcactgcatctcagtgctagaggcgtcactacagaccctggtttgattccaggctatgtcacaaccggctgtgattaggagtcccatatggcggtgcacaattggcagagtgttgttagggtttggccggggtatgccgtcattgtaaataatatttttttcttaactgacttgcctagttaaataaaattacgTAAGTATGTATCAAATAACCTAACCCAATGAGTCCAACTATCAAGCTGGCTTGATTAGAAACTTCTAACCCCttttaaacattgtgtgtttgAGCTACAGGCTTCTGAGTTGTACTATTGGATTAGTCTATTTATTGGTCTTTGAGATTAACGGGGGCCACGCTAGAGctgtgtttgtgagacaagggTGGATCCTGAAGGGGCCTGGATTGttttttacaaaaacatctgtaggGTCAGAATGTTTTGAGCTACGCACACGCACATGTAACATGTATTGCTCACAAGCTACACAAGAGTAGTTAAAAGGTAAAGGGTTCTTCTACATGGAAGAGCACAAGAAAttccaggacatagtgtctataatactgtaattaGCTCACATCGTTGCTGTCACAAAATccacacagttgtcactgacgAGTTGGATATTAATTTCCGACTGAACAGACAATTTCTCTACTTAACAGCATTCATATAAATGCATTTTATCTTTGGCGGACCTTATTTTGTTGACATTCTTCAAAAAAACTCATGAATAAAACTATTTCAAATTGTTAAAGtgtaaatgtacagttgaagtcagacgtttacacacaccttagccaaatacatttaaactcagtttaccacaattcctgacatttaattccagtaaaaatccctgttttaggtcagttaggattacgactttattttaagaatgtgaaatgtcagaataatagtagagagaattatttatttaagcttttatttctttcatcacattcccagtgggtcagaagtttacatacactcaattagtatttggtagcattgcctttaaattgtttaacttgggtcaaatgttttgggtagccttccacaagcttgggtggattttggcccattcctccagacagagctggtgtaactgagtcaggtttgtaggcctccttgctcgaacacgctttttcagttctgcccacaaactttctatgggattgaggtcagggctttgtgatggccactccttgacttcgttgtccttaagccattttgccacaactttggaagtatgcttggggtcattgtccatttggaagaccaatttgcgaccaagctttaacttcctgactgatgtcttgagatgttgcttcaatatatccacatagtttttattctcatgatgccatctattttgtgaagtgcaccagtccctcctgcagcaaagcacccccacaacatgatgctgccaccccagtgcttcacggttgggatggtgttcttcggcttgcaagcctccccctttttcctccaaacataacgatggtcatgatggccaaacagttctatttttgtttcatcagaccagatgacatttctccaaaaagtacgatctttgtccccatgtgcagttgcaaatcgtagtctggcttttttatggcggttttggagcagtggcttcttccttgctgagtggcctttcaggttatgtcgatataggactcgttttacagtagatatagataattttgtacctgtttcctccagcatctttataaggtcctttgctgttgttctgggattgatttgcacttttcacaccaaagtacattcatctctaggagacagaatgcgtcttcttcctgagaggtatgatggctgcgtggtcccatggtgtttttacttgagtactattgtttgtacagatgaatgtggtaccttcaggtgtttggaaattgctcccaaggatgaacctgacTTGTGGAAGTCCACAatattttggctgatttcttttgattttctcatgatgtcaaggaaagaggcactgagtttgaa
This window contains:
- the LOC115135809 gene encoding myelin proteolipid protein isoform X2, whose protein sequence is MGCYDCCIRCLGAVPYPSLVSTLLCFTGMALFCGCGHEALANTEVLVETYFARNIQDYVILASFIKYFQFVIYGLASFFFLYCILLLAEGFYTTSAVKQTFGEFRSTRCGRCLSLTFIIVTYVLAVIWLAVFAFTAIPVFFFFNMAQTCHNINILAETTPSINQHGWICMDARQYGLLPWNAMPGKACGMTLASICKTKEFFVTYDLYIAAFAGAGIALLALFLYVVATTYNYAVLRFLGRKGLRC
- the LOC115135809 gene encoding myelin proteolipid protein isoform X1, whose translation is MFPVRQPWLCKALGCYDCCIRCLGAVPYPSLVSTLLCFTGMALFCGCGHEALANTEVLVETYFARNIQDYVILASFIKYFQFVIYGLASFFFLYCILLLAEGFYTTSAVKQTFGEFRSTRCGRCLSLTFIIVTYVLAVIWLAVFAFTAIPVFFFFNMAQTCHNINILAETTPSINQHGWICMDARQYGLLPWNAMPGKACGMTLASICKTKEFFVTYDLYIAAFAGAGIALLALFLYVVATTYNYAVLRFLGRKGLRC